A genomic window from Diospyros lotus cultivar Yz01 chromosome 2, ASM1463336v1, whole genome shotgun sequence includes:
- the LOC127794813 gene encoding uncharacterized protein LOC127794813 — MVLLASSSHRTARSSARVRSSFAALSSASVDLSRSSALRNSAFALFSSPERLEPPLRPPSHGLHLNRGLERQGADAPAADELALAVGVDGAEFFAAAPAAPPAAVGFAAVEGVIAAAAAAAAALTYHPASYSSGSWRT; from the exons atggtcctcttggcaagctcctcaCATCGGACagcacgatcatccgcccgtgtccgctcctcTTTTGCCGCCCTAAGCTCCGCCTCGGTTGatttgagtcgctcctcagccctccgcaactccgccttcgctcTATTTAGCTCaccg GAACGTCTCGAACCTCCACTacgacctccttcccacgggctccactTGAACCGTGGTCTCGAGAGGCAGGGGGCCGATGCCCCagctgcagatgagcttgctttggcGGTTGGGGTTGACGGGGCAGagttctttgccgctgctcctgctgccccccctGCGGCTGTTGGGTTTGCTGCTGTTGAGGGCGTgattgcggctgcggctgcggctgcggctgctctGACCTAccatcccgcgagctatagctcggggtcATGGAGGACGTAG